The following coding sequences lie in one Arthrobacter sp. PGP41 genomic window:
- a CDS encoding sodium:solute symporter, which yields MDLSVINIAIVVAYLLAMLAFGWWGKSRTRNNSDFLVAGRRLGPFLYTGTMAAVVLGGASTVGGVGLGYKFGISGMWLVVAIGAGVLLLSLLFAGTIQKLKIYTVSQMLTLRYGSRATEASGIVMLAYTLMLCATSTGAYATIFVVLFDWDRAMAIAVGGAIVLVYSTVGGMWSITLADQVQFIIKTVGIFFLMLPFTLNAAGGFEGIRSRVDESFFQIDGIGAQTIITYFVVYTLGLLIGQDIWQRVFTAKTPTVARWGGATAGIYCILYGVAGALIGMAASVALSDIEIAAKDDVYAEVAQTLLPVGIGGLVLAAAVAAMMSTASGALIAAATVARADVLPFVASWFGKTINTEDTDNPEHDVKANRTWVLALGIVAIVIAIITKDVVAALTIAYDILVGGLLVAILGGLVWKRGTGLAAAASMAVGSVVTLGTMIILEVNAKAPLDGIYANEPIYYGLLASAVVYIAVSLLTKPTDPQVMRNWQRRVAGQDSEEAPVPTAIR from the coding sequence ATGGACCTAAGTGTCATCAACATCGCCATCGTGGTGGCGTACCTGCTCGCGATGCTGGCCTTCGGCTGGTGGGGCAAGTCCCGCACCAGGAACAACAGCGACTTCCTGGTTGCCGGCCGCCGCCTCGGCCCCTTCCTCTACACGGGCACCATGGCCGCCGTCGTCCTGGGCGGCGCCTCAACCGTGGGCGGTGTAGGCCTCGGCTACAAGTTCGGGATCTCCGGCATGTGGCTGGTAGTGGCCATCGGCGCCGGCGTCCTGCTGCTGAGCCTGCTCTTCGCCGGGACCATCCAGAAGCTGAAGATCTACACGGTCTCCCAGATGCTCACCCTGCGCTACGGCAGCAGGGCCACCGAAGCCTCGGGCATCGTGATGCTCGCCTACACGCTGATGCTGTGCGCCACGTCCACCGGCGCCTATGCCACCATCTTCGTGGTGCTCTTCGACTGGGACCGGGCTATGGCCATCGCCGTCGGCGGCGCAATCGTGCTGGTCTATTCCACAGTAGGCGGCATGTGGTCCATCACCCTGGCGGACCAGGTGCAGTTCATCATCAAGACCGTAGGCATCTTCTTCCTGATGCTGCCGTTCACCCTGAACGCTGCGGGCGGCTTTGAAGGCATCCGCAGCCGTGTGGATGAAAGCTTCTTCCAGATTGACGGCATCGGCGCCCAGACCATCATCACCTATTTCGTCGTCTACACACTGGGCCTGCTGATCGGCCAGGACATCTGGCAGCGGGTCTTCACGGCGAAGACCCCCACGGTGGCCCGGTGGGGCGGCGCCACTGCAGGCATCTACTGCATCCTTTATGGTGTGGCCGGCGCGTTGATCGGCATGGCCGCCAGCGTGGCCCTCTCCGACATTGAGATCGCAGCGAAGGACGATGTCTATGCAGAGGTGGCCCAGACCCTGCTGCCGGTAGGCATCGGCGGACTTGTCCTGGCGGCGGCCGTGGCCGCAATGATGTCAACGGCTTCCGGCGCCCTCATTGCCGCTGCAACCGTGGCCCGCGCAGATGTCCTGCCTTTCGTCGCCAGCTGGTTCGGCAAGACCATCAACACCGAAGACACAGACAACCCGGAGCACGATGTCAAAGCCAACCGCACGTGGGTCCTCGCCCTTGGCATCGTGGCCATCGTCATCGCCATCATCACCAAGGACGTGGTGGCAGCCCTGACCATCGCCTACGACATCCTGGTGGGCGGCCTCCTGGTGGCAATCCTGGGCGGCCTGGTATGGAAGCGCGGCACGGGCCTGGCCGCCGCGGCCTCCATGGCAGTGGGGTCCGTGGTGACCCTGGGCACCATGATCATCCTTGAAGTCAACGCCAAGGCGCCGCTGGACGGCATCTACGCCAACGAGCCCATCTACTACGGCCTCCTGGCCTCAGCGGTGGTCTACATTGCGGTGTCCCTGCTGACCAAGCCCACCGACCCCCAGGTCATGCGCAACTGGCAGCGCCGGGTGGCCGGGCAGGACAGCGAAGAAGCGCCGGTTCCCACCGCAATCCGCTAG
- a CDS encoding VIT1/CCC1 transporter family protein codes for MSPHAQNNRNTTPQASPLPAAPEASGPNRQSRPSPTDIKRWRQYLADERAEAAVYRDLAQSRQGEERDILLALAEAEGRHEAHWLGLLGDRAGKPRRASLRSRLLGFLARHFGSVFVLALAQRAEGRSPYAKDPNATDAMAADEQIHEEVVRGLATRGRNRLAGTFRAAVFGANDGLVSNLSLVMGMAASGVASSVVLLSGIAGLLAGAMSMGAGEFISVRSQRELLAATRPTQVTLVAAPKLDLEHNELLLVYLARGMTQEAAEHRVAERTGLLPCDCDPSLSLQPELPDVDDQHEAVGTAWAAALSSFCFFASGAIVPILPFVFGLTGVPALVVAGVLVGLALLVTGATVGLLSGTSPLTRGLRQLAIGLGAAAVTYLLGLVFGTVVG; via the coding sequence GTGTCTCCGCACGCCCAGAACAACCGAAACACCACGCCCCAGGCGTCGCCCCTTCCGGCTGCACCGGAAGCTTCCGGGCCGAACCGGCAGTCCCGGCCGTCGCCGACGGACATCAAACGTTGGCGGCAATACCTCGCGGACGAGCGCGCCGAGGCCGCCGTTTACCGGGACCTGGCGCAGAGCCGCCAGGGTGAAGAACGTGACATCCTCCTGGCCCTGGCCGAGGCCGAAGGCCGCCATGAAGCACACTGGCTGGGCCTGCTTGGGGACCGTGCGGGCAAGCCCCGGCGTGCATCCCTCCGCAGCCGGCTGCTGGGTTTCCTGGCCCGGCACTTCGGCTCGGTGTTCGTGCTGGCGCTGGCCCAGCGCGCTGAAGGCCGCTCCCCCTATGCCAAGGACCCCAACGCCACGGATGCCATGGCGGCCGATGAGCAGATCCACGAGGAAGTGGTCCGCGGACTGGCAACACGGGGGCGCAACCGCCTGGCAGGAACTTTCCGGGCAGCGGTGTTCGGCGCCAATGACGGCCTGGTCAGCAACCTGTCCCTGGTGATGGGCATGGCTGCATCCGGCGTGGCCAGCAGCGTGGTGCTGCTGAGCGGCATTGCCGGCCTCCTGGCCGGCGCCATGTCCATGGGCGCCGGTGAGTTCATTTCCGTCCGTTCCCAGCGGGAACTGCTGGCGGCAACGCGGCCCACGCAGGTCACGCTGGTAGCGGCTCCCAAGCTTGACCTTGAGCACAACGAACTGCTGCTGGTGTACCTGGCCCGGGGCATGACCCAGGAAGCCGCGGAACACCGGGTGGCCGAGCGCACCGGCCTGCTGCCCTGTGACTGCGACCCCAGCTTGTCGCTGCAGCCCGAACTGCCCGACGTCGATGACCAGCATGAGGCCGTGGGCACAGCATGGGCCGCGGCCCTGTCCAGCTTCTGCTTCTTCGCGTCCGGCGCGATCGTACCCATCCTGCCGTTTGTGTTCGGCCTGACAGGTGTGCCGGCTCTGGTGGTGGCGGGCGTCCTGGTGGGCCTGGCCCTGCTGGTCACCGGCGCCACCGTTGGTCTGCTGTCCGGCACGTCGCCCCTGACGCGCGGGCTGCGCCAGCTTGCCATTGGCCTCGGCGCTGCAGCAGTCACCTACCTGCTGGGGCTGGTCTTCGGCACCGTGGTGGGCTAG
- a CDS encoding MarR family winged helix-turn-helix transcriptional regulator: protein MAVAPDTAADLVYQIFDLQRAVRCIATAAVRGQETGVALQGVLRFVGEGESRATSLAERLGVSAPVLSRHIADLEEHGLVVRRQDPDDGRAQLVALTPLGVDRLRSIEEQRTAALQDYLRDWSEEDAGNTAKTLHKLTESLRKSARATAAGTITTP from the coding sequence ATGGCAGTTGCACCGGATACGGCGGCCGATCTCGTCTACCAGATCTTCGATCTCCAGCGCGCGGTGCGTTGCATCGCCACTGCCGCAGTCCGCGGGCAGGAGACCGGAGTCGCACTCCAGGGCGTCCTCCGGTTCGTGGGAGAGGGGGAGTCGCGCGCCACGAGCCTGGCCGAGCGGCTGGGGGTCAGCGCGCCGGTCCTCAGCCGCCACATCGCGGACCTGGAGGAGCACGGCCTGGTGGTCCGCAGGCAGGACCCCGACGACGGACGGGCACAGTTGGTTGCCCTCACGCCCCTGGGAGTAGACAGGCTCCGGAGCATCGAGGAGCAGCGGACGGCAGCCCTGCAGGACTACCTGCGGGACTGGAGCGAGGAGGATGCCGGCAACACGGCGAAAACCCTGCACAAGCTCACCGAATCACTCAGGAAATCAGCCCGGGCAACGGCGGCCGGCACCATCACCACCCCCTAG
- a CDS encoding PLDc N-terminal domain-containing protein, with protein MAKKKTWKEMTPSAKAGTIVVGIVQMSLLVAAQRDISKRPAAMINGPKAAWRAASFINFIGPMGYFIFGRKKPVTAM; from the coding sequence ATGGCCAAGAAAAAGACCTGGAAGGAAATGACTCCGTCGGCCAAGGCAGGCACCATTGTGGTGGGCATCGTGCAGATGTCCCTGCTGGTGGCAGCCCAGCGCGATATCTCCAAGCGCCCGGCCGCAATGATCAACGGTCCCAAGGCAGCCTGGCGGGCGGCGTCCTTCATCAACTTCATCGGTCCCATGGGCTACTTCATTTTCGGCCGGAAGAAGCCCGTCACCGCCATGTAG
- a CDS encoding helix-turn-helix domain-containing protein, giving the protein MKALPVEPSNVPVAIGSRIRAARQSQRLTIEQVADATGLTKGFLSRVERDLTSPSVASLVTLCQVLSISIGDLFAAPETHLTKRNEGPRISLGGEGIVERLLTARSERRIQIIQACIEPHGRGESELYAVDCDVDVLHVIKGRIRLILTNEEYDLGAGDTVTFPGREPHTWMNPTDKPVEVLWVLVPAASR; this is encoded by the coding sequence ATGAAGGCACTGCCAGTTGAGCCGAGCAATGTTCCGGTAGCCATCGGTTCCAGGATCCGTGCGGCCCGGCAGTCCCAGCGGCTCACCATAGAGCAGGTGGCAGACGCTACGGGCCTGACCAAGGGGTTTCTCAGCCGGGTTGAGCGCGACCTGACGTCGCCGTCCGTCGCCTCGCTCGTGACGCTTTGCCAGGTGCTGTCGATTTCCATCGGCGATCTGTTCGCAGCGCCGGAAACGCACTTGACCAAACGCAACGAGGGGCCAAGGATCTCCTTGGGTGGCGAGGGCATCGTGGAGCGGCTCCTCACCGCCCGTTCGGAGCGGCGCATCCAGATCATCCAAGCCTGCATTGAACCGCATGGACGCGGTGAGTCCGAGCTCTATGCCGTGGACTGCGACGTTGACGTTCTCCATGTGATCAAGGGCAGGATCCGCCTGATCCTCACCAATGAGGAATACGACCTCGGCGCCGGAGACACGGTGACCTTCCCGGGCCGTGAGCCGCACACCTGGATGAACCCCACGGACAAGCCGGTTGAGGTGCTCTGGGTCCTGGTTCCCGCCGCCAGCCGTTAA
- a CDS encoding thiamine pyrophosphate-binding protein, protein MVEHDPGRAAVPAGKGPGTGARNGGDLVVETLEALGAKTVFGIPGQHALGLFDAMGRGNLQFVSSRVENNSAFAADGYSRATGEVGVLFLSTGPGALTSLAGLQEAYATGVPMVVVASQIPLEGLGARRKGMLHQLDDQKASAANVTKSQRLIQHASGIPSAIQDAWTEAISSPQGPVWLEIPQNVLLDPIMVPPVEDALAEAADNPPRVELVREAVKWLQAAERPAIIAGGGTRRGRAEKSLLSIAEKLRAPVICTPGGNGAFPWNHELSLQSWIEDRYMTDVLEDADVLVVIGSSLGEVTSNYFTFEPRGRIIQIDAEPRVLESNRPGLGIRADAGQALAALDEALEVEPAHARPNWHGTSPEDLVKESLAKVRARLESQDLAKELKFMADIREAVPADMQTFWDMTIAAYWGWSCWDAREGQFHSAQGAGGLGYGFPAAIGAAVGLETVGKPGRVLAVSGDGSSMYSIAELATAKQHNVPVTWLIVDDGGYGILREYMVGAFGKATATELARPDFVKLAEAFGVPATKVAPEDVGEALKAGFAGDGPNVVVVETLLKMFAPTHLPA, encoded by the coding sequence ATGGTCGAGCACGATCCGGGCAGGGCGGCTGTGCCGGCAGGGAAAGGTCCGGGTACGGGTGCGCGCAACGGCGGGGACCTCGTCGTGGAAACACTGGAAGCGCTGGGCGCGAAGACGGTGTTTGGCATCCCCGGGCAGCATGCGCTGGGACTGTTTGATGCAATGGGCCGGGGCAACCTGCAGTTCGTTTCCTCGCGGGTGGAGAACAACAGCGCCTTCGCTGCGGACGGGTATTCGCGGGCCACCGGTGAAGTGGGTGTCCTGTTCCTTTCCACCGGTCCAGGTGCGCTGACGTCCCTGGCCGGGCTGCAGGAAGCCTATGCCACCGGCGTGCCGATGGTGGTGGTAGCGAGCCAGATTCCGCTGGAAGGCCTGGGCGCCCGGCGCAAGGGCATGCTGCACCAGCTCGATGACCAGAAGGCCTCGGCCGCGAACGTGACGAAGAGCCAGCGGCTGATCCAGCACGCGTCCGGCATCCCGTCCGCCATCCAGGATGCGTGGACCGAGGCAATCTCCTCGCCCCAGGGGCCGGTGTGGCTCGAGATTCCGCAGAACGTCCTGCTCGATCCGATCATGGTGCCGCCGGTGGAGGACGCCCTCGCTGAAGCGGCGGACAACCCGCCGCGGGTGGAGCTGGTCCGCGAAGCGGTGAAATGGCTGCAGGCCGCCGAGCGCCCGGCCATCATTGCCGGCGGCGGTACCCGCCGGGGCCGGGCTGAGAAGTCGCTGCTGTCCATTGCGGAGAAACTGCGTGCCCCCGTGATCTGCACTCCGGGCGGCAACGGCGCGTTCCCCTGGAACCACGAGCTCTCGCTGCAGTCGTGGATCGAGGACCGCTACATGACCGACGTGCTCGAGGATGCCGACGTGCTGGTGGTGATCGGCTCGTCGCTGGGCGAGGTCACGTCCAACTACTTCACATTCGAGCCGCGCGGCAGGATCATCCAGATCGACGCCGAACCCCGGGTCCTGGAGTCCAACCGGCCCGGGCTGGGCATCCGCGCGGACGCGGGACAGGCACTGGCTGCCCTGGACGAGGCGCTGGAGGTGGAGCCTGCGCATGCCAGGCCCAACTGGCACGGCACCTCTCCGGAGGACCTGGTCAAGGAATCCCTGGCGAAAGTCCGGGCGCGCCTGGAATCCCAGGACCTTGCCAAGGAGCTGAAGTTCATGGCCGACATCCGGGAAGCGGTCCCGGCGGACATGCAGACCTTCTGGGACATGACCATCGCCGCCTACTGGGGCTGGAGCTGCTGGGACGCCCGGGAGGGCCAGTTCCACTCCGCCCAAGGCGCCGGCGGCCTGGGCTACGGCTTCCCGGCGGCGATCGGCGCCGCCGTGGGGCTGGAAACAGTCGGCAAGCCGGGCCGGGTGCTCGCCGTCTCCGGCGACGGCTCGTCCATGTACTCCATCGCGGAACTGGCCACGGCGAAGCAGCACAACGTGCCGGTCACCTGGCTGATCGTGGACGACGGCGGCTACGGCATCCTGCGCGAATACATGGTGGGCGCCTTCGGCAAGGCAACCGCCACCGAGCTGGCCCGGCCGGACTTCGTCAAACTCGCCGAAGCCTTCGGCGTGCCGGCCACAAAAGTGGCGCCGGAGGACGTGGGGGAGGCGCTCAAGGCGGGCTTCGCCGGTGACGGGCCCAACGTCGTCGTGGTGGAAACGCTCCTGAAGATGTTCGCCCCCACCCATCTCCCCGCATAG
- the speB gene encoding agmatinase codes for MEELRIEANGNLGPIDSSRIPRYAGAATYARLPRLDQVAKADVTVVGVPFDSGVSYRPGARFGANHIREASRLLRPYNPAWDVSPFENIQVADAGDMAVNPFNINEAIETIQQNALDLTAGGSKLVTLGGDHTIALPLLRAAAERAGGPVAMLHFDAHLDTWDTYFGAEYTHGTPFRRAVEEGILDTEAISHIGTRGPLYGKKDLDDDHRFGFGIVTSADVYYQGVLETVAKVRDRIGNRPLYISVDIDVLDPAHAPGTGTPEAGGITSRELLEIIRGFRGMNLVGADVVEVAPAYDHAEITGVAASHVAYELVTLMADNAVEGSRFGSATGYAAQALGQEVRRPAGFAPAGKE; via the coding sequence GTGGAAGAGCTGCGCATCGAAGCCAACGGCAACCTAGGCCCCATTGATTCATCCCGCATCCCGCGCTACGCGGGCGCTGCCACCTATGCCCGGCTGCCGCGGCTGGACCAGGTGGCCAAAGCCGATGTCACCGTGGTGGGCGTGCCCTTCGATTCGGGCGTCTCCTACCGCCCGGGAGCCCGCTTCGGCGCCAACCACATCCGGGAAGCCAGCCGGCTGCTGCGCCCCTACAATCCGGCATGGGACGTCAGCCCCTTCGAGAACATCCAGGTTGCCGACGCCGGGGACATGGCGGTCAACCCGTTCAACATCAACGAAGCCATCGAAACCATCCAGCAGAATGCTTTGGACCTCACCGCCGGAGGCAGCAAGCTGGTGACCCTCGGCGGTGACCATACGATTGCCCTGCCGCTTCTCCGCGCCGCGGCCGAGCGGGCCGGGGGCCCGGTGGCGATGCTGCACTTCGACGCGCACCTGGACACCTGGGACACGTACTTCGGTGCCGAATACACCCACGGCACCCCGTTCCGCCGCGCCGTCGAGGAGGGCATCCTGGACACGGAAGCCATCAGCCATATCGGCACCCGCGGCCCGCTGTACGGCAAGAAGGATCTCGACGACGACCATCGCTTCGGGTTCGGCATTGTCACCTCCGCGGACGTCTACTACCAGGGCGTCCTGGAAACCGTGGCCAAGGTCCGGGACCGGATCGGCAACCGCCCGCTGTACATCTCAGTGGACATCGACGTCCTGGACCCGGCCCACGCTCCCGGCACCGGCACGCCCGAAGCCGGCGGCATCACCAGCCGCGAGCTGCTGGAGATCATCCGGGGCTTCCGCGGCATGAACCTGGTGGGCGCCGACGTCGTGGAGGTGGCCCCGGCCTACGACCATGCCGAGATCACCGGCGTAGCCGCCAGCCACGTCGCCTACGAACTGGTCACCCTAATGGCGGACAACGCCGTGGAAGGAAGCCGCTTCGGCTCGGCAACGGGATACGCCGCCCAGGCGCTCGGCCAGGAGGTCCGCCGGCCGGCAGGCTTCGCACCGGCGGGCAAGGAGTAG
- a CDS encoding MFS transporter: protein MATTAAPATMPSAPAAPPEMSHRQIMEALTGLLAAFFTAILSSTIVANALPTIMSDLHGTQTDFAWVITAALLANAATTPIWGKLADLYDKKVLVQLSIIIFVAGSVMAGLSDTIPLLLGARVVQGVAMGGLTALAQAIIGTMIPPRNRGKYSGYMGAVMAVGTAGGPLLGGFIVDSPLGWRWTFFVCVPLAVVALILLQATLKISHVRRPATIDWLGSILLTSGVSLLLIWVSFAGNPAYYDWISWQSALMVGGGMLLLALLVLVESKVEQPIIPLKIISERTTALAILASVAVGVAMFGSSTFLGQYFQVARGATPTEAGLLTLPMIAGNLAGSVASGLLISRTGKWKGYLIAGSILLIGGLGLAGTMDHSTELWHAGIFTTVLGLGLGMLMQNLVLAVQNTVRAADIGTASASVAFFRSVGGAIGVSVLGAVLANRVSELATQGLAAAGIPVQGGAAGSSMDLAHMPEPVRDIMRAAYGDATAEVFLISAAVAVAALVSVLFIKEKPLRRTVDIQPAPEQARKQESSTAEPAPAGR, encoded by the coding sequence ATGGCAACCACAGCCGCCCCGGCCACCATGCCGAGTGCACCCGCTGCACCGCCCGAAATGTCCCACCGCCAGATCATGGAAGCGCTCACCGGCCTCCTGGCCGCCTTCTTCACGGCGATCCTCAGCAGCACGATCGTGGCCAACGCCCTGCCGACGATCATGTCCGACCTGCACGGCACCCAGACCGACTTTGCCTGGGTGATCACCGCCGCGCTGCTGGCCAACGCCGCCACTACGCCCATCTGGGGCAAACTTGCTGACCTCTATGACAAGAAGGTCCTGGTCCAGCTGAGCATCATCATCTTCGTTGCAGGGTCCGTCATGGCAGGACTCTCCGACACCATCCCGCTGCTGCTGGGTGCGCGGGTCGTCCAGGGCGTTGCCATGGGCGGCCTCACGGCATTGGCCCAGGCCATCATCGGCACCATGATCCCGCCGCGGAACCGCGGGAAATACTCCGGCTACATGGGCGCGGTCATGGCGGTCGGCACCGCCGGCGGACCGCTGCTGGGCGGCTTCATCGTGGACAGCCCGCTGGGCTGGCGCTGGACCTTCTTCGTGTGCGTGCCGCTCGCCGTCGTCGCCCTGATCCTCCTGCAGGCCACCCTGAAGATCAGCCACGTCCGCCGGCCCGCCACGATCGACTGGCTCGGTTCCATCCTGCTCACCTCCGGCGTAAGCCTGCTGCTGATCTGGGTCTCCTTCGCCGGCAACCCCGCCTACTACGACTGGATCTCCTGGCAGTCCGCCCTCATGGTGGGCGGCGGAATGCTCCTGCTGGCACTGCTGGTCCTGGTGGAATCCAAGGTGGAACAGCCCATCATCCCGCTCAAAATCATCTCCGAACGCACCACGGCCCTTGCCATCCTCGCCTCAGTGGCGGTAGGCGTCGCGATGTTCGGTTCCTCAACCTTCCTGGGGCAGTACTTCCAGGTGGCCCGCGGCGCCACCCCCACCGAGGCCGGACTGCTTACCCTGCCCATGATCGCCGGCAACCTGGCGGGCTCGGTGGCATCCGGACTCCTGATCAGCCGCACGGGAAAGTGGAAGGGCTACCTGATCGCGGGATCCATCCTGCTGATCGGCGGGCTGGGACTAGCAGGGACCATGGACCACAGCACGGAGCTCTGGCACGCCGGAATCTTCACAACGGTGCTGGGGCTTGGCCTGGGCATGCTGATGCAGAACCTTGTGCTGGCGGTGCAGAACACGGTCCGGGCTGCGGACATTGGGACGGCCAGCGCCTCCGTGGCGTTCTTCCGGTCCGTGGGCGGGGCCATTGGCGTCTCTGTCCTGGGCGCCGTCCTGGCCAACAGGGTCAGCGAACTGGCCACCCAGGGACTGGCAGCGGCCGGTATCCCCGTCCAGGGCGGCGCTGCGGGCTCCAGCATGGACTTGGCGCACATGCCGGAACCCGTCCGCGACATCATGCGGGCCGCCTACGGTGACGCCACCGCGGAAGTGTTCCTGATCTCCGCCGCCGTGGCCGTCGCCGCCCTGGTGTCCGTGCTGTTCATCAAGGAAAAGCCGCTGCGGCGGACGGTTGACATCCAGCCGGCGCCGGAACAGGCGCGGAAGCAGGAAAGCTCGACGGCGGAGCCCGCCCCGGCGGGCAGGTGA
- a CDS encoding acyl-CoA thioesterase, which yields MRWGDMDAYGHINNVQIVRMLEEARIAAFGPPRGAGLPGIEPRVSLFNDVPDGTMALVVDHKIRYVRTLEYRNVPAVVLVWIGAVKGASFDINYLVQDPVTREDCVKASSHLAFVDEATGRVQRLTPEQKERLAPFTA from the coding sequence ATGCGCTGGGGTGACATGGACGCATACGGGCACATCAACAACGTCCAGATCGTCCGGATGCTGGAGGAAGCCCGGATCGCAGCCTTCGGCCCGCCGCGGGGCGCGGGGCTGCCCGGCATTGAACCCCGCGTCTCACTCTTCAACGATGTCCCGGACGGGACCATGGCCCTGGTGGTGGACCACAAGATCCGGTACGTCAGGACCCTTGAATACCGCAACGTTCCGGCCGTGGTCCTGGTGTGGATCGGGGCCGTCAAGGGGGCAAGCTTTGATATCAACTACCTGGTCCAGGACCCGGTCACCCGGGAGGACTGCGTGAAGGCAAGCAGCCACCTTGCGTTCGTGGACGAAGCCACGGGCCGGGTGCAGCGGCTTACTCCGGAACAGAAGGAACGGCTGGCACCGTTCACTGCCTGA